A genomic region of Mycobacterium sp. Aquia_213 contains the following coding sequences:
- a CDS encoding carboxyl transferase domain-containing protein: MSASVKVAPSFADEHRRLVDELNAKLAAAALGGNERARERHVSRGKLLPRERVDRLLDPGSPFLELTPLAANGMYDDESPGAGIITGIGRVSERECVIVANDATVKGGTYYPVTVKKHLRAQEVALQNRLPCIYLVDSGGAFLPRQDEVFPDREHFGRIFYNQATMSAKEIPQVAAVLGSCTAGGAYVPAMSDEAVIVREQGTIFLGGPPLVKAATGEIVSAEDLGGGDLHSRVSGVTDHLADDDEHALRIVRAIAATFGPREPSPWEVLAAIEPKHAQTELYDVVPPDPRVPYDVHEVILRLVDGSEFSEFKAKYGKTLVTGFARIHGHPVGIIANNGVLFSESALKGAHFIELCDKRKIPLLFLQNIAGFMVGRDYEAGGIAKHGAKMVTAVACARVPKLTVVIGGSYGAGNYSMCGRAYSPRFLWMWPNARISVMGGEQAASVLATVRGEQLSAAGKPWSPDEEETFKAPIRAQYEDQGNPYYSTARLWDDGIIDPADTRTYVGLALSVCAQAPLEPVSYGVFRM, from the coding sequence ATGAGTGCGTCGGTGAAGGTCGCACCGTCGTTCGCCGATGAGCACCGTCGGCTGGTCGATGAGCTGAACGCCAAGCTGGCGGCCGCGGCGCTGGGCGGCAACGAGCGTGCGCGGGAGCGTCACGTCAGCCGCGGCAAGTTGTTGCCGCGCGAACGGGTGGACCGGCTGCTCGACCCCGGCAGCCCGTTTTTGGAGCTGACCCCGCTGGCCGCGAACGGGATGTACGACGACGAATCCCCGGGCGCCGGGATCATCACCGGCATCGGGCGGGTGTCGGAGCGCGAGTGTGTGATCGTCGCGAACGACGCGACGGTCAAGGGCGGCACCTATTACCCGGTCACGGTCAAGAAGCACCTGCGCGCCCAAGAAGTCGCGTTGCAGAATCGGCTGCCGTGCATTTACCTGGTCGACTCCGGCGGCGCCTTTTTACCCCGTCAAGACGAGGTGTTTCCCGACCGCGAACATTTCGGGCGAATCTTCTACAACCAGGCGACCATGAGCGCCAAGGAAATTCCTCAGGTCGCCGCGGTGCTCGGCTCGTGCACGGCGGGCGGCGCCTATGTGCCGGCGATGAGCGACGAGGCCGTCATCGTCCGCGAGCAGGGCACCATCTTCCTGGGCGGCCCACCATTGGTGAAAGCCGCTACCGGAGAGATCGTTTCGGCCGAAGACCTCGGCGGTGGCGACCTGCACTCGCGCGTCTCCGGTGTCACCGACCACCTTGCCGACGACGACGAACATGCACTGCGCATCGTGCGCGCGATCGCCGCGACGTTCGGTCCGCGCGAGCCGAGCCCGTGGGAGGTGTTGGCAGCCATCGAGCCCAAGCATGCGCAGACCGAACTCTACGACGTCGTCCCTCCGGATCCGCGGGTGCCCTACGACGTGCACGAGGTCATCCTGCGGCTGGTCGACGGCAGCGAATTCAGCGAATTCAAGGCGAAGTACGGCAAGACGCTGGTGACCGGGTTCGCGCGTATCCACGGCCACCCGGTCGGGATCATCGCCAACAACGGCGTGCTGTTCAGCGAATCCGCGCTCAAGGGAGCGCATTTCATCGAGCTGTGCGACAAGCGCAAGATTCCGCTGCTGTTCCTGCAGAACATCGCCGGCTTCATGGTCGGCCGCGACTACGAGGCCGGCGGCATCGCCAAGCACGGCGCCAAGATGGTCACCGCCGTGGCCTGCGCCCGGGTACCCAAGCTGACCGTCGTGATCGGCGGATCCTATGGCGCGGGCAACTATTCGATGTGCGGGCGCGCGTACTCGCCGCGCTTTCTGTGGATGTGGCCCAATGCCCGGATCTCGGTGATGGGTGGCGAGCAGGCCGCCTCCGTGTTGGCCACGGTGCGCGGCGAACAACTCAGTGCGGCGGGCAAACCGTGGTCGCCCGACGAAGAAGAGACGTTCAAGGCGCCGATCCGCGCCCAGTACGAGGACCAGGGCAACCCGTACTATTCGACGGCCCGGCTCTGGGACGATGGCATCATCGACCCGGCCGATACGAGAACGTATGTCGGGCTTGCCCTTTCGGTGTGCGCGCAGGCGCCACTGGAACCGGTCTCCTACGGCGTCTTCCGGATGTGA
- a CDS encoding cyclic nucleotide-binding domain-containing protein has protein sequence MAEAPARASRWSAFRNAFSNPNIARVEASIAAGVVAHVAWVSTMLVVTFELLGPIGPGWFLFVRQITGAISAPVYAALAGRFRRERVLAGSIVARGVAVALVIPLLELHTATALLFLVLALEGFTQSAPKALHDALLPWLADSPAQLVAANAVAALLETSGVLVGAGVAAVALGVSGPPAALATIVVFCALGAWPLLTIRGIDTRVRNEGSRVANELAGGIGVLRRSTNARVVVAVMAITASLTGIAQSIVASIASDLLHMGSSGTPVLIGAVGIGGLVGGIASLSLGRHSMSLPMVVGFLACAVVLFALAVTSTVALAIPLLSTLGIGIAYQIVCGRTLLQRSASGRSLDLLAGINAVIAVSVVGVAGFCAAQVNAAIGVRGTLRVAAGLALLGAIYGLFRVLRVERRSPVRRQELDAIRSVEAFRPLSVAAADQLASALIAVAVAEADVVVRQGDSADDMFLIGSGGYETVVDGEPVRTLHDGDHFGEIALLFDVPRTATVRCLQAGTLWRLRREDFLRAITGNSTTQDAIKAIADQRLEHAGSTGLKPKG, from the coding sequence ATGGCCGAGGCGCCGGCACGAGCAAGTCGGTGGTCCGCGTTTCGCAACGCCTTCTCCAATCCGAATATCGCCAGAGTAGAAGCATCGATCGCCGCCGGTGTGGTCGCCCATGTCGCCTGGGTTTCGACGATGTTGGTCGTCACCTTCGAACTGCTAGGCCCGATCGGCCCGGGCTGGTTCCTCTTCGTTCGGCAGATCACCGGGGCGATCAGCGCCCCCGTTTATGCCGCCCTGGCGGGCAGGTTCCGGCGCGAGCGGGTGCTGGCCGGCTCCATCGTCGCCCGGGGTGTCGCAGTGGCGCTGGTGATTCCGCTGTTGGAACTTCACACGGCGACCGCGCTCCTGTTTTTGGTGCTCGCATTGGAAGGGTTCACCCAGTCCGCCCCGAAGGCACTGCACGACGCCCTGCTGCCGTGGTTGGCCGATTCACCGGCCCAGCTGGTCGCCGCCAATGCGGTTGCCGCCCTGCTCGAGACCTCCGGAGTGCTGGTGGGTGCGGGTGTGGCCGCGGTGGCCTTGGGGGTCTCCGGGCCGCCCGCCGCCCTGGCGACCATCGTGGTCTTTTGCGCACTCGGAGCGTGGCCGCTGTTGACCATTCGCGGGATAGACACCCGAGTCCGCAACGAGGGCTCGCGCGTCGCCAACGAACTCGCCGGCGGAATCGGTGTCCTTCGGAGGTCGACGAACGCCCGGGTGGTGGTCGCTGTCATGGCCATCACCGCATCGCTGACCGGCATCGCGCAAAGCATCGTCGCCAGCATCGCGAGCGACCTTTTACACATGGGGTCGTCGGGTACGCCGGTGCTGATCGGGGCGGTCGGTATCGGCGGTCTGGTCGGCGGCATCGCCAGTCTCTCGCTCGGTCGCCATTCGATGTCGTTGCCGATGGTCGTCGGATTTCTGGCTTGCGCAGTGGTCCTGTTCGCCCTCGCGGTGACCTCGACAGTGGCTCTGGCCATCCCACTGCTGAGCACGTTGGGTATCGGTATCGCCTATCAAATCGTGTGCGGGCGCACCCTGCTGCAGCGCAGCGCGTCAGGGCGGTCGCTGGACCTGCTCGCCGGAATCAACGCGGTGATCGCCGTCTCGGTCGTTGGCGTGGCCGGATTCTGCGCCGCCCAGGTCAACGCCGCGATCGGAGTGCGTGGGACGCTGCGGGTGGCAGCCGGTTTGGCGCTGCTCGGTGCGATCTATGGCCTGTTCCGGGTCCTGCGGGTGGAACGGCGCTCACCGGTGCGGCGCCAGGAACTGGACGCGATCAGGAGCGTGGAAGCGTTCCGGCCGTTGTCCGTCGCGGCCGCCGACCAGCTTGCCTCGGCCCTGATCGCCGTTGCGGTCGCCGAAGCCGATGTCGTTGTCCGGCAAGGTGACTCCGCCGACGACATGTTCCTGATCGGCTCCGGTGGCTACGAAACCGTCGTCGACGGCGAGCCGGTGCGAACGCTGCATGACGGTGACCACTTCGGGGAGATCGCCCTGCTGTTCGATGTGCCGCGCACCGCCACGGTGCGATGCTTGCAGGCGGGCACGCTCTGGCGGCTGCGCCGGGAGGATTTCCTGAGGGCCATCACCGGAAATTCGACCACCCAGGACGCGATCAAGGCGATCGCCGACCAGCGACTCGAGCACGCCGGCAGCACCGGCCTCAAACCGAAGGGCTGA
- a CDS encoding MmpS family transport accessory protein, whose translation MNDPRRPERFSPLQAGSEPTGPIGPRNAPLADPAYADQAPYAPTYGGYAPQWAPSLNETNPTKRLPAYWQQDQDQPPPGGLPPGGMAPPPPEGPRSPRWLLIGAGAAVLLVVALLIALVLTNGALKTQTAVPPLPAMPGSSAQSPTPTPSTRAARPSQTLVPAPPPSGSAGPAPTPGAIQNVVYNVSGEGRAISITYWDTGDVIQTEFNVSLPWTKQVSLSQSAAHPASVTIINIGHNVTCSVSVDGVQVRQRLGAGITVCDAAGR comes from the coding sequence ATGAACGATCCACGTCGACCCGAGCGGTTTAGTCCCCTTCAAGCGGGGTCGGAACCGACCGGGCCGATTGGCCCGCGGAACGCGCCGCTCGCTGATCCGGCCTATGCCGACCAAGCGCCCTATGCGCCCACCTACGGCGGGTACGCCCCGCAATGGGCGCCGAGCCTGAACGAGACCAACCCGACGAAACGGCTGCCGGCGTACTGGCAACAGGACCAGGACCAGCCGCCACCGGGCGGGCTGCCCCCCGGGGGCATGGCTCCCCCGCCGCCCGAAGGGCCGAGATCGCCCCGTTGGCTGTTGATCGGTGCCGGCGCGGCGGTGCTGCTGGTTGTCGCGCTGTTGATCGCGCTGGTCCTCACCAATGGCGCGCTCAAGACCCAGACGGCCGTGCCGCCGTTGCCCGCGATGCCCGGATCGAGTGCGCAGAGCCCGACGCCTACCCCGTCGACACGGGCTGCGCGACCGTCACAGACCCTGGTGCCGGCACCGCCGCCCAGCGGCTCGGCCGGGCCCGCGCCCACCCCGGGCGCGATACAGAACGTCGTCTACAACGTCAGCGGCGAGGGGCGCGCGATCAGCATCACCTACTGGGACACCGGCGACGTCATCCAGACTGAGTTCAATGTCTCGCTGCCGTGGACCAAGCAGGTCAGCCTGTCGCAGTCGGCCGCCCACCCGGCCAGCGTCACGATCATCAACATTGGCCACAACGTCACCTGTTCGGTCAGCGTGGACGGCGTGCAGGTGCGCCAACGGCTCGGGGCCGGCATCACCGTCTGCGACGCGGCCGGCCGCTAG
- a CDS encoding helicase HerA-like domain-containing protein codes for MTTESADGGPAQRIASGYAVEGQALELGTVVIDGTADPGAQIRIPLATVNRHGLVAGATGTGKTKTLQLIAEQLSAAGVPVLMADVKGDLSGLSRPGEANDRTAARAKDTGDAWAATGFPVEFLSLGTDGLGVPIRATVASFGPVLLSKVLSLNATQESTLGLIFHWAKENNRSLVTLDQLRTVISHLTGDEGKADLKSLGGVSSTTAGVILRALVNLEGEGGDTFFGEPKLDPQDLLRVDNQGHGTISLLEFSGQSLRPVIFSTFLMWLLADLFDELPEVGDIDKPKLVFFFDEAHLLFTDASKAFLEQVEQTVKLIRSKGVGVFFCTQLPTDLPNDVLSQLGARIQHALRAFTPDDQKALSKTVRTYPKTDVYDLESALTSLGIGEAVVTVLSEKGAPTPVAWTRMRVPRSLMGAIDTDEITKAAKDSPLQAKYGQTKQQPSEPEVPQPPPPSPAAPPRGQFDPLPSYPDPYDIPPMPAPAEPQGPAMWEEVLKNPTVKSGINTAIREAVKSIFGTGRGRRK; via the coding sequence ATGACCACAGAATCGGCGGACGGCGGACCCGCGCAACGGATCGCCAGCGGCTACGCCGTCGAAGGCCAGGCACTGGAATTGGGCACCGTTGTCATCGACGGCACCGCCGACCCGGGCGCGCAGATTCGCATCCCGCTGGCCACCGTCAACCGGCATGGTCTGGTGGCCGGGGCGACCGGGACCGGCAAGACCAAGACGCTGCAGCTGATCGCCGAACAGCTCAGCGCTGCCGGCGTTCCGGTGCTGATGGCCGACGTGAAGGGTGACCTGTCCGGCCTGTCCCGGCCGGGGGAGGCCAACGACAGGACGGCGGCGCGGGCAAAGGACACTGGGGACGCGTGGGCGGCGACCGGCTTCCCGGTGGAGTTCTTGTCGTTGGGCACCGACGGGCTCGGCGTACCGATACGCGCCACCGTCGCCAGTTTCGGTCCCGTCTTGTTATCAAAAGTGTTGTCGCTCAATGCCACTCAAGAGTCAACCCTGGGACTGATCTTCCATTGGGCGAAGGAGAACAACCGCTCGCTGGTCACCCTTGACCAACTTCGCACCGTCATCAGCCACCTGACCGGCGACGAAGGCAAGGCCGACCTGAAATCGCTTGGCGGGGTGTCATCGACGACGGCCGGCGTCATCTTGCGCGCGCTGGTGAACCTCGAAGGCGAGGGCGGCGACACCTTCTTCGGCGAACCGAAGCTCGATCCGCAAGACCTGCTGCGCGTCGACAACCAGGGCCACGGCACCATCTCGCTGCTCGAGTTCAGCGGTCAGTCATTGCGTCCGGTCATCTTCTCGACCTTCCTGATGTGGTTACTCGCCGACCTGTTCGACGAACTGCCCGAGGTGGGCGACATCGACAAACCCAAGCTGGTGTTCTTTTTCGACGAGGCGCATCTGTTGTTCACCGACGCGTCCAAAGCGTTCCTCGAGCAGGTTGAGCAGACCGTCAAGCTGATCCGCTCCAAGGGCGTCGGGGTCTTCTTCTGCACCCAGTTGCCCACGGATCTGCCCAACGACGTGCTCTCCCAGCTGGGCGCCCGGATCCAGCACGCGCTGCGCGCGTTCACCCCCGATGACCAGAAGGCCCTGTCCAAGACCGTCCGTACCTATCCGAAGACCGATGTCTACGACCTGGAGTCGGCGTTGACCTCGCTGGGCATTGGCGAGGCCGTCGTCACCGTGCTGTCCGAGAAGGGCGCGCCGACGCCGGTTGCCTGGACGCGCATGCGCGTACCCCGGTCGTTGATGGGCGCCATCGACACCGACGAGATCACCAAGGCGGCGAAAGATAGTCCGCTGCAGGCCAAATACGGACAGACCAAGCAGCAGCCGTCGGAACCCGAAGTGCCGCAACCACCTCCGCCGTCACCGGCGGCTCCGCCGCGCGGGCAATTCGACCCGCTGCCTTCTTATCCGGATCCATACGACATACCGCCGATGCCCGCGCCGGCCGAGCCGCAAGGCCCCGCCATGTGGGAGGAAGTCCTGAAGAATCCGACCGTGAAAAGCGGCATCAACACCGCGATTCGCGAAGCGGTGAAAAGCATCTTCGGCACCGGCCGCGGCCGCCGCAAATAG
- the cmrA gene encoding mycolate reductase (Catalyzes the final step in mycolic acid biosynthesis.), which produces MPVPAPSPDARAVVTGASQNIGEALATELAARGHHLIVTARREDKLNDLAARLAEKYGVTVEVRPADLADPTERAKLCDELATRNISILCANAGTGTFGPVSGLDPAGEKAQVQLNAVAVHDLTLAALPGMVERGAGGILISGSAAGNSPIPYNATYAASKAFVNTFSESLRGELRRSGVHVTLLAPGPVRTDLPDDAERSLVERLVPDFLWISTEHTARLSLDALERNKMRVVPGLTSKAMSVGSGYAPRAIVAPIVGAFYKKLGGG; this is translated from the coding sequence ATGCCGGTACCCGCTCCCAGCCCCGATGCGCGCGCCGTTGTCACCGGAGCTTCGCAAAACATCGGCGAGGCGCTGGCCACGGAATTGGCCGCGCGCGGACACCACCTGATCGTCACCGCGCGACGCGAAGACAAGCTCAACGACCTTGCCGCTCGGCTAGCCGAGAAGTACGGCGTCACCGTGGAAGTGCGGCCTGCCGATCTCGCCGACCCGACGGAACGGGCCAAACTGTGCGACGAGCTGGCGACCCGCAACATCTCGATCCTGTGCGCCAACGCGGGCACCGGCACGTTCGGGCCGGTCTCCGGCCTCGACCCGGCGGGCGAAAAGGCTCAGGTGCAACTGAATGCCGTAGCGGTGCACGACCTTACGTTGGCGGCATTGCCGGGGATGGTCGAGCGCGGCGCGGGCGGCATCTTGATTTCCGGCTCGGCGGCGGGTAATTCGCCGATCCCCTACAACGCGACCTATGCCGCCTCGAAAGCATTCGTCAACACCTTCAGCGAGTCATTACGCGGCGAACTGCGCCGCTCGGGTGTGCACGTCACGCTGCTGGCACCCGGCCCGGTGCGCACCGACCTGCCCGACGATGCCGAGCGGTCACTGGTCGAACGGCTGGTGCCCGACTTCCTGTGGATCTCGACCGAGCACACCGCCCGGCTCTCGCTGGATGCGTTGGAGCGCAACAAGATGCGCGTCGTCCCGGGCTTGACCTCCAAGGCGATGTCGGTCGGCAGCGGGTATGCTCCCCGCGCGATCGTGGCGCCGATCGTCGGCGCCTTCTACAAGAAACTCGGCGGCGGCTAA
- a CDS encoding L,D-transpeptidase: MAPLRRRRSWLAAGLVMFAVIGVACSSNHTAAPPKIIFDKGTPFADLLVPKLTSSVSDGAVGVTVDAPVTVNVADGVLASVTMVNDNGKTINGQLSPDGLRWSTTDQLGYNRHYTLNVKALGLGGAASRQMSFSTSSPAHLTMPYVAPGDGEVVGIGEPVAIRFDENIADRAAAQKAIKITTNPPVEGAFYWLNNREVRWRPEHFWKAGTAIDVAVNTYGVDLGDGMFGEDNVKTHFTIGDEVISTADDNTKMVTVRVNGEVVKTMPTSMGKDSTPTANGFYIIGGRYRHIIMDSSTYGVPVNSPNGYRTEVDWATQMSYSGVFVHSAPWSVGAQGHTNTSHGCLNVSPSNAEWFYDHSKSGDIVEVVNTVGSTLPGTEGLGDWNIPWPQWKAGNANT, encoded by the coding sequence CGCCGAAAATCATCTTCGACAAGGGCACGCCGTTCGCCGATCTGCTGGTTCCCAAGCTCACCTCCTCGGTGTCGGACGGCGCCGTCGGCGTCACCGTCGATGCACCGGTCACCGTCAACGTTGCCGATGGCGTGCTGGCGTCGGTCACGATGGTCAACGACAACGGCAAGACGATCAACGGCCAACTGAGCCCCGATGGACTGCGCTGGTCGACGACCGATCAGCTCGGCTACAACCGCCACTACACGCTGAACGTGAAGGCGCTCGGGCTCGGCGGCGCCGCGAGCCGCCAGATGAGCTTCTCGACCAGTTCGCCCGCGCACCTGACGATGCCGTACGTCGCTCCGGGCGACGGCGAGGTCGTGGGCATCGGCGAGCCGGTGGCGATCCGGTTCGACGAGAACATCGCGGACCGCGCCGCCGCTCAAAAGGCGATCAAAATCACCACCAACCCACCCGTCGAGGGCGCGTTCTACTGGCTGAACAACCGCGAAGTGCGTTGGCGCCCAGAGCATTTCTGGAAAGCCGGAACAGCCATCGACGTGGCGGTCAACACCTATGGCGTCGACCTGGGCGACGGAATGTTCGGCGAGGACAACGTCAAGACCCACTTCACCATCGGCGACGAGGTCATCTCGACCGCCGACGACAACACCAAGATGGTGACCGTCCGGGTCAACGGTGAAGTCGTGAAGACGATGCCGACGTCGATGGGCAAGGACAGCACCCCGACGGCCAACGGGTTCTACATCATCGGCGGCCGGTACCGGCACATCATCATGGACTCGTCGACGTACGGGGTTCCGGTCAACTCGCCCAACGGGTATCGCACCGAAGTCGACTGGGCCACGCAGATGTCCTACAGCGGCGTTTTCGTACACTCCGCGCCCTGGTCGGTCGGTGCGCAAGGCCATACCAACACCAGCCACGGCTGTCTGAACGTGAGCCCGAGCAACGCCGAGTGGTTCTACGACCACAGCAAGAGCGGGGACATCGTCGAGGTCGTCAACACGGTCGGGTCGACGCTTCCCGGCACCGAGGGCCTGGGCGACTGGAACATCCCCTGGCCGCAGTGGAAAGCCGGCAACGCCAACACGTGA
- the orn gene encoding oligoribonuclease has protein sequence MRDELVWIDCEMTGLELGSDKLIEIAALVTDADLNILGDGVDVVIHTDDAALSSMIDVVTEMHTRSGLIDEVRASTVDLATAEAMVLEYIGKYVKQPKTAPLAGNSIATDRSFIARDMPALDSFLHYRMIDVSSIKELCRRWYPRIYFGQPAKGVKHRALADIRESIRELKFYRRTAFVPLPGPSTSEIAAVATELEGSDGAQEAIDSAAEPPNR, from the coding sequence GTGCGCGACGAACTGGTGTGGATCGACTGCGAGATGACCGGGTTGGAGCTGGGATCGGACAAGTTGATCGAGATCGCGGCCCTGGTCACCGACGCCGATCTGAATATTCTGGGCGACGGCGTAGACGTGGTGATTCACACCGATGACGCCGCCCTGTCGTCGATGATCGACGTGGTCACCGAAATGCACACCCGCTCGGGGCTGATCGATGAGGTGCGGGCGTCGACCGTCGACCTGGCCACCGCCGAGGCGATGGTGCTCGAATACATCGGCAAGTACGTCAAGCAGCCCAAGACGGCGCCGCTGGCGGGCAATTCGATCGCCACGGATCGTTCGTTCATCGCCCGCGATATGCCGGCCCTGGACTCGTTTCTGCACTACCGGATGATCGACGTCAGCTCGATCAAGGAACTCTGCCGCCGGTGGTACCCCCGCATTTACTTCGGCCAGCCGGCCAAGGGCGTCAAACACCGGGCCCTGGCCGACATCCGCGAGTCCATCCGCGAGCTGAAGTTCTACCGGCGTACCGCCTTCGTGCCCCTGCCAGGGCCTTCTACCAGCGAAATCGCGGCCGTGGCCACCGAACTAGAGGGCAGCGACGGCGCCCAGGAGGCAATTGATTCGGCCGCCGAGCCACCGAACCGCTAG
- a CDS encoding TetR/AcrR family transcriptional regulator, with the protein MTASTPDTPPGQSEPPNRRSQLKSDRRLQLLAAAERLFAERGFLAVRLEDIGAATGVSGPAIYRHFPNKESMLVELLVGISARLLAGAREVTARNADAADALDGLIDFHLDFAFGEPDLIRIQDRDLAYLPAAAERQVRKAQRQYVEVWVGVLRELDPTLAEADARLAAHAVFGLLNSTPHSMKAAEKPARGTRSRAVMRAMTIAALGAGGQVR; encoded by the coding sequence ATGACAGCGTCCACCCCGGACACCCCACCCGGTCAATCCGAACCGCCAAATCGCCGCAGCCAGTTGAAATCCGACCGGCGACTGCAACTCCTGGCCGCGGCCGAACGGCTCTTCGCCGAGCGCGGATTTCTCGCGGTGCGACTCGAAGACATCGGCGCCGCCACCGGGGTCAGCGGCCCGGCCATCTACCGCCACTTCCCCAACAAGGAATCGATGTTGGTCGAGTTGCTGGTCGGGATCAGCGCCCGCCTGCTCGCCGGGGCCCGCGAGGTGACCGCCCGCAATGCCGACGCGGCAGACGCGCTGGATGGGCTGATCGATTTTCACCTCGACTTCGCGTTCGGCGAGCCCGACCTGATCCGCATCCAGGACCGCGACCTGGCGTACCTGCCCGCGGCCGCCGAGCGGCAGGTACGCAAAGCGCAACGCCAATATGTAGAGGTGTGGGTCGGCGTGCTGCGCGAGCTGGACCCGACGCTGGCCGAGGCAGATGCCCGGCTGGCGGCGCACGCGGTGTTCGGCTTGCTGAACTCGACGCCGCACAGCATGAAGGCGGCCGAAAAGCCGGCCCGCGGGACGCGGTCGCGCGCCGTCATGCGGGCCATGACGATCGCCGCACTGGGAGCCGGGGGCCAAGTCCGCTGA
- a CDS encoding MFS transporter, whose product MGRPEPGVGEIARSRVAAWALWDCGSTGLNAIVATFVFSVYLTSSVGVGIPGSTTPESWLGRAGALAGLTVALLAPLVGVWVESPHRRRVALSVLTGLAVTLTCSMFLIRDRPSYLWAGLVLLGATAACGDLASVPYNAMLRQLSTPQTAGRISGLGWASGYLGSVLLLLLIYTGFISGSGSDAERGLLHVPAADGLYVREAMLAAAAWLAVLALPLLRVAHRLPDTGEVHQPTTMLGGYRKLWTEISAEWRRDRNLVYFLGASALFRDGLAAIFAFGAVLGVNVYGISQANVLIFGVAASVVAAVGAVAGGFVDHRIGSKPVIVGSLVAIVTTTLTMMVLSGPVAFWACGLLLCLFIGPSQSSARALLLQMATNGREGVAFGLYTMTGRAVAFVAPWLFSVFVDVFGAVRAGLGGISLVLIAGLIAMIAVRVPPRHAAAVEPVEQA is encoded by the coding sequence ATGGGTCGGCCAGAACCGGGGGTGGGCGAGATCGCGCGATCTCGGGTGGCGGCGTGGGCGCTGTGGGACTGCGGGTCAACGGGTCTGAACGCGATCGTGGCGACATTCGTGTTCTCCGTCTACCTGACCAGCAGCGTGGGCGTGGGCATACCCGGCAGCACCACGCCGGAGAGCTGGCTGGGCCGCGCGGGCGCGCTCGCCGGGTTGACGGTCGCGCTGCTGGCGCCGCTGGTCGGCGTGTGGGTGGAGTCGCCGCATCGCCGACGCGTGGCCCTGAGCGTGCTGACCGGCCTGGCGGTGACGCTGACCTGCTCGATGTTCCTGATCCGGGATCGGCCCTCCTACTTGTGGGCCGGGTTGGTGCTGCTGGGCGCGACGGCGGCCTGCGGTGACCTGGCCAGCGTCCCGTACAACGCGATGCTGCGTCAGCTCTCGACTCCGCAGACGGCCGGCCGGATCTCCGGTCTGGGCTGGGCGTCGGGTTACCTCGGCAGCGTCCTGCTGCTGTTGCTGATCTATACCGGCTTCATCTCCGGCTCCGGGTCCGACGCGGAGCGGGGACTGCTGCACGTGCCCGCGGCCGACGGACTCTACGTCCGGGAGGCCATGCTGGCCGCCGCGGCGTGGCTGGCGGTGTTGGCGCTCCCGTTGCTCCGCGTCGCGCACCGGCTTCCCGACACCGGCGAGGTCCACCAGCCGACGACGATGCTGGGCGGCTATCGCAAGCTGTGGACCGAAATCTCCGCCGAATGGCGGCGCGACCGCAACCTGGTCTATTTCCTGGGCGCCAGCGCCCTATTCCGCGACGGACTCGCGGCGATATTCGCGTTCGGCGCCGTACTGGGTGTCAACGTATACGGCATCTCGCAGGCCAACGTGCTGATCTTCGGCGTGGCGGCCAGCGTGGTCGCCGCCGTCGGCGCGGTGGCGGGCGGCTTCGTCGATCACCGGATCGGGTCCAAACCGGTCATCGTCGGGTCGCTGGTGGCGATCGTCACCACCACGCTCACCATGATGGTGCTCTCCGGTCCGGTGGCCTTCTGGGCGTGCGGCCTGCTGCTCTGCTTGTTCATCGGGCCGTCGCAGTCCTCGGCCCGCGCCCTGCTGTTGCAGATGGCCACCAACGGGCGGGAAGGCGTGGCGTTCGGGCTGTACACGATGACGGGCCGGGCCGTCGCATTCGTCGCGCCCTGGCTGTTCTCGGTGTTTGTCGATGTCTTCGGCGCGGTGCGCGCCGGGCTGGGCGGGATATCGCTGGTGCTGATCGCCGGGCTGATCGCGATGATCGCGGTCCGTGTCCCGCCGCGCCACGCCGCCGCGGTCGAACCAGTCGAACAGGCCTAG